TCCTCGAAGATGCCGTGACGCAGGATCACGTCGTCCGTGTAACCGGAGCTGAAAAGGACTTTAATTCCCGGACGGATATTCGCGATCCGCCTGGCAAGGACCCTGCCGTTCATTCCCGGCAGAACAACATCGGTGACCAGGAGATCGATTTTTGTTTCCGTCCGCTTCGCGGCCTCGAGCGCGCTCTCCGCATCGGGGTAATGAAGCACCGTGTAACCGAACCTGCGCAGGACCTTGATGGTGAAGTCCCGTACCACGGGCTCGTCCTCGACCAGCATCACCGTCTCGGTGCCGGTCGCAGGGCCCATCGCCGCCCTGTGCACGGCGCCCGCCGCGGCCGCCCCCGCGGCAGCGGGAAGGAATATCGTCACCGTCGTCCCCTTCCCCGGTTCCGATTCGATCTCGATCGATCCCTTGTTCTGCTTCACCGATCCGTACACCGTGGCAAGGCCCAGCCCCGTCCCCTTGCCGCGGCCCTTCGTCGTGTAAAAAGGCTCGAAGAGGTGCTCCAGCGTTTCGGCGGACATGCCGCATCCGCTGTCGCGTACCGTAAGCTTCAGATACGGACCGGGGGCGACCTCGGCATGGGAGGCGCAGTACGCGTCGTCCAGGTCGGCATGGGCGGTCTCGATGGTGAGCGCGCCCCCGTCCTGCATCGCGTCCCGGGAATTTACGACCAGGTTGATGATGATCTGCTCAAACTGCCCCGGGTCGATCCGGACGATCCCGATATCGTCCCGGAGGTTTGTCGTGAGCGTGATGTCTTCCCCGATGATCCGCTTGAGCATTCTCTGCATCTCGCCCAGCGCGCGATTGATGTCGAGCATCTGCGGCTCGATGATCTGCTTCCTGCTGAAGGCGAGGAGCTGTTTCGTAAGCGAGGCCGCGCTCACGGAGGCCTTGTGTATCTCCGTCAGGGTGGCGTGGAGCGGATCGTTGGGCGAGAGGTCCAGCAGGGCGAGCGAGGAATTTCCCATTATGGCCGTTAATAAATTGTTGAAATCGTGCGCGATCCCGCCGGTAAGCCGTCCTATGGAATCCATCTTCTGGGCCTGCCGAAGCTCGTCCTGGAGCCGCTGCTTCTCCTCCTCCGCGATTTTCTGCTCCGTCACATCGCTGCACACGACGAGGACGGAGATCACCCCGTCGGGACTATGCACTGCGCGGGCGACCTCGTCCACCCACAGGATGCTCCCGTTCTTCCTGATCTTACGGAACTGCCAGCGGAACGTTTCTCCCGGGTTTTCCAGGCAGATGCCCAGCTTCCTGACGACCTCACTTTTGTCCGGCTCGTAAAACACCTGCAGCACCGGCCTGCCGACGAGTTCCTCGATGGAATACCCGAGCTGGCTCGCGCCGAAATCGTTGACCGATACTACCGTTCCCTCCGTATCAAGCGTGAAGTACATCGTGGGGTTGTCGCGGTACAGGGCCCTGTACCGCTCCTCGCTTGCGCGCAGGGCTTCCTCGGCACGTTTACGCTCCGTGATGTCGCGGATCGATTCGATCGATCCTATTATCGCGCCCTCACCGTCGAAGAGCCGCGATGCAGCGATGAAAATGTATGCCCCCCGATTCCCGTACAGCGACGGCACGAACACCTCCGCGTAGATGACGTTCCCGTTCCGCCTGACGTAATCGTACCGGGCGACGAGCGCGGGATCGTCGTTGTCCAGGAGGTCCATGATGTAGGAGCGCGGCCGGCCGTAGAAGGGAACGGCGCTGTAGTGGTGGTCCATGCCCAGGATGTCCTTTTTCTCGACGCCCGTCATCACCTCGATCGCGCGGTTCCACGCAATGATCTTTTTTTCGGCGTCGATGATGAACGTCGCGTCCGGAAGGAACTCGATTATATCGGACAGCTGTCTGTTGGCGTTTCTAAGCTTCTCCTCGGCGCGGGCGCGTTCGGTGATATCCCGGACGAGCACCAGCACCTTATCGTCGTCCATGGCGATCATCCTTGCCGACCAGATCTCGGAGTCCTCGGCCATGGAAAGAAAATATTCGAATTCGGTGACTGCTTTTGTCTTGAGGGCGCTCTCTATTTTTTCGAGGACCAGCGCACGCTGGTCCGGCATGAAGGCCATGTCGCGGATGTTTTTTCCGAGTATCTCGGACGGGGGGAACAGCAGTTCCTCGCTCTTCTCGGCCTTGAAGTCGAGAAATACCCCGTCCCGCGAGAGCACAAACATGAGGTCCGGCATCGCCGCGATGAGGGACCGGTTCCACCGCTCGCTTTCGTGGAGCGACCGTTCCATCAGCTTCCGTCCGCTGATATCACGGCAGAGCGAAAGGATGCGCAGTTCCCCGCCCTTCCCGTACACGGTCGCGTTGATCTCGACGGTCGTGACGGCGCCGCCGGGTCCGGCGTAGTCTATTTCAAGATCCCTGATGCGCCCCTGCTCCAGGCATACCTTGACGGCCAGGGCGTTCCGTTCCCTGTCGTACGGCGCCGTCCATTCAATGACGCTCCTGTTCATGATATCGGCCAGCGATTCATGGCCGGTCAGCCGCACGTATTGGCTGTTCGCATCCACGACCGTTCCATCGCCTTTCAGGATGACGAACCCGGTATCCGTCGTTTCGACGAGTTCCCTGTATTTTTGCTCAATTTCATTCATCGCCGTGCACGCACCCGTCTCGTATTTTCCGCCCCGCGGGAGGCGGGTTTCCGGTTCAAGGGGAATTTCCCTGGGATATTTGAAAACCCGGTCCCACGTCCCGGGTAATTCGCAATGGTCGAAGGTGCTCATCAAACTACAAGCAAAAATGAACCAATAATAACCTGTTTTTGCAGGTTTTTCGAGCGCGAATCTCCATCCCGTCCCCATTCGGGATGATCGGGCTCCCGCGCACCTTCGCCCGGCTTTCATATTAAGGACCGGTTCGTCGAATTTCAGGAACGCGAATCGGCGCAAAAACTATTTGAATTCATCGGGGGGATATGCTACTTTTACCTACGCGGTTGATGCTCATTTCCCGGTACGGTTCGCGTATCCGCGCCGCGCATCAAGAGAAGCATGTGGCGCCTTGGGCGCCCATGAAAGCGGCGCGACCGGTACGAAGCCGGGGAATGACGGACCATATATACAGATATGCCTGCCCGTGCCGAAAATCCATTCGCGGGTGCACCAGGAAGCGGGCGCAAATTCTCATCGTTTCGAAAAATAGCGGACGCGTGCGCCGTAAGCGCCGCGGACAGGAGCGGAGTCGTACGCCATGGGCAATGATGTAAGAAAAATGTTTCTCGAGGTCGTGGTGAATTCCCTGGACACCCGGCAGGTCGATTTCCTGGGCGAATCGATGAATTCGCGGTTCAGCCTCAAGCGCCTTTCGGGTTTCGGGGAAAGCGTCCCCGTGCCCCGGCAGACGGCGGCCCAGGTGCTCCTGGATAATTTCCCCGACGAAAACGACATCGTCAAGATGTTCTCGTTCATGCTCGCGCACGAGGGCGAGCGGTTCTATAACAGGACCCTCCTCATCTGGGGGAAGGAGGAATTCATCGCCCTGCTCCGGAAGCATAAGTGGATCTTCGACCGCGAGCTGATTCACTTCCTGCGCGACCCCTTCTACGAGCACGAGATCAATTTCCTGAAAAAGGTGCGCCTCCTGGACCTGCGCGATGAGTTCCCCTTCGACGATATCATCGCCGATATTTCGCGCGTCAGCACGCGGATGGGAATCCGGGATCTCGAATGGCGGATATCCCTGAGGCTCTACGATATCCTTCCGAAGATCGGCGAGCTGGTAAAAAAAATAATCGAGCTTCTCCTCACGCGCCAGAACCTCCAGGAATTTCACGGGGAAATTTTCATCTGCCTCAGGGAGCTCGCGACCAACGCGAGCAAGGCGAACTACAAGCTGCTGTTCGAGAAGTACTTCACGTCGCCCGCGGGGATCACCGCGGAGACCGACTACCCCGAATTCCTGCGCCTGTTCAAGGATGAACTGGGCGAGCACGGGTCTTCCCGGCTGATCGAGTACGCCCGGAAGGACGACATGTTCTTCACCATCACCTTCCAGTCGACCATGGAGTCCATCGAGGTGTGGGTGACGAACAACCAGAATATCACGGTGCTGGAGAAGCAGCAGCTCATGAAAAAAATCGGCATGCGGTACTCGTGGGAGGCCAGCTTCGCCGAAGACAGCGACGAGTTCGTAGAGGGGGCGGGCCTGGGGCTGATGCTCATACAGAAAATCCTGGGAAATTTTTCGCAAGGCGAGCAGCTTCTCTCGGTCGTGTTCTATCCCGATACGATGAAGATAGGTTTCAGCCTGGCACGGGCCGATCTCCAGAAAAAGTCGAAGGCCAAAAAAGAAGCCTGATCCAGGCGCCGATACGCCCTGCCCGGAACCCCCGGCATTCCCCGGCACCGGTCAGCCCGGGGAATCGTGCTGCCGGTCGCGCGGCGTCCCTAAAAAGAAAACATCCCGCCGCTTATCGACACAGTACCGGTTCCTGCCCCATCCTCGGGAATGTTATCGCAGGCGAAGGTTGCCATGGAATCGCTCGTGAACATGATCGTGCAGTTCAATGTGGTCCCGTCCGAGGTATAGGTCACACCCGAAGAGTAGGTGAAGACCATGGTGCCGTCCGTTCCGTTGAGATTGTAGGTTCCGGGC
This genomic stretch from Spirochaetota bacterium harbors:
- a CDS encoding PAS domain S-box protein — its product is MKAGRRCAGARSSRMGTGWRFALEKPAKTGYYWFIFACSLMSTFDHCELPGTWDRVFKYPREIPLEPETRLPRGGKYETGACTAMNEIEQKYRELVETTDTGFVILKGDGTVVDANSQYVRLTGHESLADIMNRSVIEWTAPYDRERNALAVKVCLEQGRIRDLEIDYAGPGGAVTTVEINATVYGKGGELRILSLCRDISGRKLMERSLHESERWNRSLIAAMPDLMFVLSRDGVFLDFKAEKSEELLFPPSEILGKNIRDMAFMPDQRALVLEKIESALKTKAVTEFEYFLSMAEDSEIWSARMIAMDDDKVLVLVRDITERARAEEKLRNANRQLSDIIEFLPDATFIIDAEKKIIAWNRAIEVMTGVEKKDILGMDHHYSAVPFYGRPRSYIMDLLDNDDPALVARYDYVRRNGNVIYAEVFVPSLYGNRGAYIFIAASRLFDGEGAIIGSIESIRDITERKRAEEALRASEERYRALYRDNPTMYFTLDTEGTVVSVNDFGASQLGYSIEELVGRPVLQVFYEPDKSEVVRKLGICLENPGETFRWQFRKIRKNGSILWVDEVARAVHSPDGVISVLVVCSDVTEQKIAEEEKQRLQDELRQAQKMDSIGRLTGGIAHDFNNLLTAIMGNSSLALLDLSPNDPLHATLTEIHKASVSAASLTKQLLAFSRKQIIEPQMLDINRALGEMQRMLKRIIGEDITLTTNLRDDIGIVRIDPGQFEQIIINLVVNSRDAMQDGGALTIETAHADLDDAYCASHAEVAPGPYLKLTVRDSGCGMSAETLEHLFEPFYTTKGRGKGTGLGLATVYGSVKQNKGSIEIESEPGKGTTVTIFLPAAAGAAAAGAVHRAAMGPATGTETVMLVEDEPVVRDFTIKVLRRFGYTVLHYPDAESALEAAKRTETKIDLLVTDVVLPGMNGRVLARRIANIRPGIKVLFSSGYTDDVILRHGIFEEGLHFIGKPYAPEAFARKIREVLDEKA